From Poecile atricapillus isolate bPoeAtr1 chromosome Z, bPoeAtr1.hap1, whole genome shotgun sequence, one genomic window encodes:
- the LOC131573774 gene encoding MANSC domain-containing protein 1-like — translation MSRGGSRWPVRLLMITCVMAGPALSQECSAEKMENSIIDIDLSLPRGVRGAEPLRVPSAGACVRACCSGHRLAGDKKCNLIIFYAARTSTHPNCYLFYCPSTEACPMKPATGLVSYRITTDIHAPEDKSIKAENFSSNEYSLPSDAGTFIPHSQEIHRNHTASLQKSVFHQASEHLNHIGKHLDNMELDTVFPESQAEKQSESLDPISRQKLITLPRNTPSSIPAGNPTASFPTAAQSGTPETTSASLTPLPTSTAQLEPHTASLQPGAAKPNTTHSTAAASLPAAATAAKPGVPATSITVTHVLLSKTVNSASTSATKQVTMNSRSATAPTGLRIPAMAPEPTVVSSSDTSHVTLLSFPGFVLSSDSPASSQNDLQGYGPSDSESSLSEGVLRGKGVFQLGEKSSLVAALFFGVIFLLLVIVLTGKKVHESLQKRHYTRLDYLINGMYADV, via the exons ATGTCTCGCGGGGGCAGCCGCTGGCCGGTTCGCCTCCTGATGATCACCTGCGTGATGGCCGGGCCGGCGCTGAGCCAGGAGTGCTCCGCGGAGAAGATGGAGAATTCCATCATCGATATAGACTTGTCCCTGCCCCGCGGCGTCCGGGGCGCGGAGCCGCTGCGCGTCCCCAGCGCGGGTGCGTGTGTCCGCGCCTGCTGCTCGGGGCACCGGCTCGCAG GAGACAAGAAGtgtaatttgattattttttatgcTGCAAGAACAAGTACACATCCAAACTGCTACTTGTTTTACTGTCCTAGCACGGAGGCTTGTCCAATGAAACCGGCAACAGGTCTTGTGAGCTACAGGATAACTACAG acaTCCATGCCCCAGAGGATAAATCCATCAAAGCTGAGAACTTTTCTTCAAATGAGTATTCTTTGCCTTCTGATGCTGGAACCTTCATTCCTCACAGTCAGGAGATCCATCGGAATCACACTGCCAGCTTGCAGAAATCTGTGTTTCATCAGGCATCTGAACACTTGAACCACATAGGCAAGCATTTGGACAACATGGAACTTGATACAGTTTTTCCTGAATCTCAAGCAGAAAAACAGTCCGAGAGCTTAGACCCCATCTCAAGGCAGAAACTAATTACTCTGCCACGAAACACACCTTCTTCTATTCCAGCTGGAAACCCCACTGCTTCATTCCCCACCGCTGCTCAGTCAGGCACTCCTGAAACCACAAGTGCTTCTCTTACTCCACTGCCAACAAGTACGGCCCAGCTGGAGCCTCACACAGCCTCTCTGCAACCTGGTGCTGCTAAACCAAACACAACCCACTCCACTGCAGCTgcctctctgcctgctgcagccactgcagctAAACCTGGTGTCCCTGCCACCAGCATCACTGTTACTCATGTTCTTCTTTCCAAAACTGTAAATTCTGCTTCTACTTCTGCAACCAAGCAGGTGACCATGAATTCCAGATCTGCTACTGCCCCAACAGGGCTAAGGATTCCAGCCATGGCACCTGAGCCAACGGTTGTCTCTTCCAGTGATACCAGCCATGTAACCCTCCTCTCTTTTCCAGGTTTCGTTCTGTCCAGTGATTCCCCTGCATCTTCCCAAAATGACCTTCAGGGTTATGGCCCATCTGACTCAGAAAGCTCCTTGTCAGAAGGTGTTCTGAGAGGGAAAGGTGTCTTtcagctgggggaaaaaagcagcctTGTAGCagctttgttttttggggtgatatTCTTGTTGCTAGTTATTGTGCTCACAGGGAAGAAAGTACACGAATCTCTTCAGAAGAGGCATTATACCAGGCTGGATTACTTGATCAATGGAATGTATGCTGATGTCTGA